A window from Herbaspirillum sp. meg3 encodes these proteins:
- a CDS encoding cupin domain-containing protein, producing MKNTLTLLGDISPATFLRDYWHKKPLLIRQAIPGFTPLLSRQALFDMASRDDVESRLIQQNGDDWKMDHGPLTKLPALKQKEWSMLVQGVNLHDDAADALLRQFRFIPDARLDDLMISYASDGGGVGPHFDSYDVFLLQAHGQRRWRISAQKDLSLVDGMPLKILKNFKSEQEFVLEPGDMLYLPPHYAHDGVAIGECMTYSIGFRAPAYQELGEAFLQFMADSIDLPGRYADPALTPAKHPAQLPEELLSQVTEEINKMRFTDDDITIFLGEYLSEPKASVFFDPAEKSLTPARFAQAANKRGLKLSRKTQMLYRGKHVFINGESFGVGRADKALLSVLADERRLDKSALQHASADVMEAFHNWYEDGWLELS from the coding sequence ATGAAAAATACCCTGACTCTGCTCGGCGACATCAGTCCCGCCACTTTCCTGCGCGATTACTGGCATAAGAAACCTTTGCTGATCCGCCAGGCGATTCCCGGCTTTACTCCGCTGTTGTCGCGCCAGGCGCTGTTCGACATGGCCTCGCGTGATGATGTCGAGTCGCGCCTGATCCAGCAAAACGGCGACGATTGGAAAATGGATCACGGTCCGCTGACCAAGCTGCCGGCGCTCAAACAGAAGGAATGGTCCATGCTGGTCCAGGGTGTCAATCTGCATGACGACGCGGCCGATGCGCTGCTGCGCCAGTTCCGCTTCATCCCCGATGCACGTCTGGATGACCTGATGATCAGCTATGCCAGCGATGGCGGCGGTGTCGGCCCCCATTTCGATTCCTACGACGTGTTTCTGCTGCAAGCACATGGCCAGCGCCGCTGGCGCATCAGCGCGCAAAAAGACTTGTCGCTGGTGGATGGAATGCCGTTGAAGATTCTGAAGAACTTCAAGTCGGAACAGGAATTTGTGCTGGAACCCGGCGACATGCTGTATCTGCCGCCGCATTATGCGCACGATGGCGTTGCCATTGGCGAGTGCATGACGTATTCGATCGGTTTCCGTGCGCCGGCTTATCAGGAACTCGGTGAGGCCTTCCTCCAATTCATGGCGGACTCCATCGATCTGCCGGGACGTTACGCCGACCCGGCACTGACACCGGCCAAGCATCCCGCGCAACTGCCTGAGGAATTGCTGTCGCAGGTGACCGAGGAAATCAACAAAATGCGCTTCACCGACGACGACATCACGATCTTCCTCGGCGAGTATTTGTCGGAGCCGAAGGCCTCGGTTTTCTTCGATCCTGCAGAAAAATCGCTCACGCCCGCACGCTTCGCACAGGCTGCAAACAAGCGCGGGCTCAAGCTTTCGCGCAAAACGCAGATGCTGTATCGCGGCAAGCACGTGTTCATCAATGGCGAATCGTTTGGCGTCGGCCGCGCCGACAAAGCACTGCTGAGCGTACTGGCCGATGAGCGTCGCCTGGACAAAAGCGCGTTGCAACATGCTTCAGCGGATGTGATGGAGGCCTTTCACAACTGGTATGAGGACGGCTGGCTGGAGCTGTCTTAA
- a CDS encoding peptidylprolyl isomerase — MKIAKNTVVSVKYKLSDAQGQLIEESQEPMVYLHGGYENTLPKIEEALDGKETGYNVTIQVEPADAFGEYDAELVKIEPKNRLPSPIEVGMQFEGSPDDENQAAVIFTVTEIADDKVVLDGNHPLAGIALRFDLNVTEVREATEEEIQHQHVHGPHGHHHHDHGHDHGDDEGDEGDHFRSHPVH, encoded by the coding sequence ATGAAGATTGCCAAAAATACCGTCGTTTCCGTCAAGTACAAACTGTCCGACGCGCAAGGCCAACTGATCGAAGAAAGCCAGGAGCCGATGGTCTATCTGCACGGCGGTTACGAAAACACGCTGCCAAAGATTGAAGAAGCGCTGGACGGCAAGGAAACCGGCTACAACGTGACCATTCAGGTCGAACCGGCAGATGCCTTCGGCGAATACGATGCAGAGCTGGTCAAGATCGAACCAAAGAATCGCCTGCCGTCGCCGATCGAAGTCGGCATGCAGTTCGAAGGTTCGCCGGACGATGAAAACCAGGCTGCGGTGATCTTTACCGTCACTGAAATCGCTGACGACAAGGTCGTCCTCGACGGCAACCATCCGCTGGCCGGCATCGCGTTACGCTTTGACCTGAATGTCACCGAAGTGCGCGAAGCGACGGAAGAAGAAATCCAGCATCAGCACGTGCACGGTCCGCACGGCCATCACCATCACGACCACGGTCACGATCATGGCGATGACGAAGGCGATGAAGGCGATCACTTCCGCAGCCATCCAGTACACTGA
- a CDS encoding branched-chain amino acid ABC transporter substrate-binding protein, with amino-acid sequence MKVIVQRWPWRLAMALLMELLPVGTISAQAQDGGFKKVAVGFAGPLGDSMVSSARDGAELAIAEANLRSFRLTGMNAPIQFVLTAQDDKSDVNIAGFAAQYFVRSQVAGVIGHWSTATAMAVAATYEQNFIPQLMFTASGAPYTRKGYQTTFRVPASSDRTAYYLVESAVNVLKAYRIAVIGNDSPFSRSLSEAFVQQLKERPVKIVYQSTVSSNTSDFNAPLKAVVENQADLIFFSANATQAAAFVQTAKRLKATAGLLLTGGVVNQAFTVGAERFPVYTLEPDAALDQCRSWKSFQQRYQAKFSRPPTSFSRYAYNATNVLIDAIRQADSLDGKKITAALHRYRFNGLSGEIAFDQQGNAVNYFYTLYQSATTGWRPLKEFSSDRPSVCR; translated from the coding sequence ATGAAAGTAATCGTTCAACGCTGGCCCTGGCGCCTCGCCATGGCATTATTAATGGAGTTGTTGCCTGTCGGAACGATCTCCGCCCAAGCACAGGATGGCGGGTTCAAAAAGGTAGCAGTCGGGTTTGCCGGACCACTGGGCGACAGCATGGTGAGCAGCGCCAGGGATGGTGCTGAGTTGGCGATTGCCGAAGCGAACCTGCGTTCTTTCAGGCTCACAGGCATGAATGCCCCGATTCAGTTCGTACTGACTGCACAGGACGACAAGTCGGATGTCAACATTGCCGGTTTTGCTGCGCAATATTTTGTCCGATCCCAGGTAGCGGGCGTCATCGGCCATTGGTCGACCGCGACGGCCATGGCCGTGGCGGCTACCTATGAACAAAACTTCATTCCCCAATTGATGTTTACCGCATCGGGCGCGCCGTACACCCGGAAGGGTTACCAGACAACATTTCGCGTCCCTGCCAGCAGCGACCGCACCGCCTACTACCTGGTGGAATCGGCGGTGAACGTCCTGAAGGCCTACCGTATTGCCGTGATCGGCAACGATTCCCCCTTCAGCAGGTCCCTGTCTGAAGCCTTCGTGCAGCAACTCAAAGAACGTCCCGTAAAAATTGTTTATCAGTCAACGGTAAGCAGCAATACTTCCGATTTCAATGCGCCGTTGAAAGCCGTTGTCGAGAATCAGGCTGACCTGATCTTTTTCAGCGCCAATGCGACTCAGGCAGCCGCGTTCGTTCAGACCGCAAAGCGGCTGAAGGCGACGGCCGGCTTGTTGCTGACCGGCGGCGTGGTGAACCAGGCGTTCACTGTGGGTGCCGAGCGTTTCCCCGTCTACACCCTGGAGCCCGACGCGGCGCTGGATCAATGTCGCAGCTGGAAATCTTTTCAGCAACGATATCAGGCAAAATTTTCGCGCCCGCCGACATCGTTTTCCCGCTATGCCTACAACGCGACGAATGTGCTGATCGATGCAATTCGTCAGGCAGATTCTCTGGACGGGAAAAAAATTACTGCAGCCTTGCATCGGTATCGCTTTAACGGGCTTAGCGGGGAAATCGCCTTCGACCAACAGGGCAACGCCGTCAATTATTTCTACACCCTGTATCAATCCGCAACGACCGGCTGGCGACCGCTGAAGGAATTTTCGTCAGACCGTCCTTCCGTCTGTAGATAG
- the mutS gene encoding DNA mismatch repair protein MutS yields the protein MTKHLKSTVESDAGSAGGEKHTPMMVQYLRIKAEYPTTLVFYRMGDFYELFFDDAEKASRLMGITLTQRGSSNGSPIKMAGIPFHSVDQYLVKLIKLGESVAICEQIGDPATSKGPVERKVVRVITPGTLTDSDLLPEKSERPLLAMNVASGKQRKSVTVGLAWLSMASGALKLMEFTVEPALLEARLKQELERISPAETLIGDSEEAAYAHLLSGKPTTVPDWHFDQPSGEKSLLDQLSVATLNGFGAEGMTAAIGAGGALLRYAQSTQGKGLQHVRALTVESENEFIGLDASTRRNLELTETIRAQDANALAPTLFSLLDHCRTAMGSRLLRHWLHHARRDQRVAKARHAAINALMRTDACSGLSATLAAVPDIERITTRIALLSARPRDLAGLRAGLQQLGSLRNYVAMCSRDADAPLLLELHEALATPTECVDLLERSIMLEPAAMVRDGGVIARGFDADLDELRGLSENAGQFLIDLETRERARTGIANLRVEYNKVHGFYIEVTHGQTDKVPDDYRRRQTLKNAERYITPELKAFEDKALSAQERALSREKFLYDQLLQDLAPHIVTLQAIAHALAQLDTLVALADHAARNNWCAPQLVTEPTILIEQGRHPVVENQIERFIANDCAFSADRKLLLITGPNMGGKSTFMRQVALITLLAYIGSFVPATSATIGPIDRIFTRIGAADDLAGGRSTFMVEMTESASILNNATENSLVLMDEVGRGTSTFDGLALAWAIAKHLIDVTRSFTLFATHYFELTQLPEIHPTASNVHLSAVEHKDSIVFLHAVQAGPASQSYGLQVAQLAGVPTPVIRAARKHLTALETQSVQTTPQFDLFSTQSHSARDDDADDAVSSAAIDPAALAVAEALADIDPDAMTPRQALEALYRLKQLGSA from the coding sequence ATGACCAAACATTTGAAATCCACCGTTGAATCCGATGCCGGCAGCGCCGGCGGCGAGAAACACACTCCCATGATGGTCCAGTATCTGCGCATCAAGGCAGAGTATCCGACCACGCTGGTGTTCTACCGCATGGGCGACTTTTACGAGCTGTTTTTCGACGACGCCGAAAAAGCCTCACGACTGATGGGCATCACGCTGACCCAGCGCGGCTCGTCCAACGGTTCGCCGATCAAGATGGCGGGCATCCCCTTCCATTCCGTCGACCAGTATCTGGTCAAGCTGATCAAACTGGGCGAATCGGTGGCTATCTGCGAGCAGATCGGCGACCCGGCCACCAGCAAGGGGCCAGTGGAACGCAAGGTAGTACGCGTGATCACGCCGGGCACGTTGACCGACTCCGACCTGCTGCCGGAAAAATCCGAACGGCCGCTGCTGGCGATGAACGTCGCCTCCGGCAAGCAACGCAAATCCGTCACCGTCGGGCTGGCATGGCTGTCCATGGCCAGCGGTGCCTTGAAGCTCATGGAATTTACGGTGGAACCGGCCTTGCTGGAAGCCCGCCTGAAGCAGGAGCTGGAGCGCATCTCGCCGGCGGAAACACTGATCGGCGACAGCGAAGAAGCAGCTTACGCACACCTCCTCAGCGGCAAACCGACCACCGTGCCGGACTGGCACTTCGACCAGCCGAGTGGTGAAAAATCGCTGCTGGATCAGTTGTCGGTCGCCACCCTCAACGGCTTCGGCGCAGAAGGCATGACGGCCGCCATCGGCGCCGGCGGCGCGCTGTTGCGCTATGCTCAGTCGACACAAGGCAAGGGCCTGCAACACGTGCGCGCCCTGACCGTAGAATCGGAAAACGAATTCATCGGCCTGGATGCCTCCACCCGCCGCAATCTGGAACTGACCGAAACCATTCGCGCGCAAGACGCCAATGCGCTGGCGCCAACGCTGTTTTCGCTGCTCGACCATTGCCGTACGGCGATGGGTTCGCGCCTGCTGCGCCACTGGCTGCATCACGCACGCCGCGATCAACGCGTCGCCAAGGCGCGCCACGCCGCCATCAATGCCTTGATGCGCACCGACGCCTGCTCGGGCTTGTCGGCGACGCTGGCTGCCGTACCGGATATCGAACGCATTACCACTCGCATCGCCCTGCTGTCGGCGCGTCCGCGCGACCTGGCAGGCTTGCGCGCGGGTTTGCAGCAACTCGGTTCACTGCGCAATTACGTCGCCATGTGCAGCCGCGATGCGGATGCCCCGCTGCTGTTGGAGTTGCACGAAGCGCTGGCAACGCCGACCGAATGCGTCGACTTGCTGGAACGGTCCATCATGCTGGAACCAGCTGCCATGGTGCGCGACGGCGGCGTGATCGCACGTGGCTTCGACGCCGATCTCGATGAGCTGCGCGGCCTGTCGGAAAACGCCGGCCAGTTCCTGATCGATCTGGAAACGCGCGAACGCGCCCGCACCGGCATCGCCAATCTGCGTGTCGAGTACAACAAGGTGCACGGCTTCTACATCGAAGTCACGCATGGCCAGACCGACAAGGTGCCGGACGACTATCGCCGCCGCCAGACGCTCAAAAACGCCGAACGCTACATCACGCCGGAATTGAAGGCATTCGAAGACAAGGCCTTGTCGGCGCAGGAACGCGCCCTGTCGCGCGAGAAATTCCTCTACGACCAACTGCTGCAGGATCTGGCACCGCACATCGTCACACTCCAAGCTATCGCTCACGCACTGGCTCAACTCGATACGCTGGTGGCGCTGGCCGATCATGCCGCGCGCAACAACTGGTGCGCGCCGCAACTGGTGACCGAGCCAACCATCCTGATCGAGCAAGGCCGCCATCCGGTGGTGGAAAATCAGATCGAGCGCTTCATCGCCAACGATTGTGCCTTCAGCGCCGACCGCAAGCTGTTGCTGATCACCGGCCCCAACATGGGCGGTAAATCGACCTTCATGCGCCAGGTGGCGCTGATCACACTGCTGGCTTACATCGGCAGCTTCGTACCGGCGACCAGCGCGACGATCGGGCCGATCGACCGCATCTTTACACGTATCGGCGCCGCCGACGATCTGGCCGGCGGCCGGTCTACCTTCATGGTGGAAATGACGGAGTCGGCCTCCATCCTCAACAACGCGACCGAAAATTCGCTGGTGCTGATGGACGAAGTCGGCCGCGGCACGTCGACCTTCGATGGTCTCGCACTGGCATGGGCGATCGCCAAACATCTGATCGACGTCACACGCAGCTTCACACTGTTCGCGACGCACTACTTCGAACTGACGCAATTGCCGGAAATACATCCAACCGCTTCCAACGTGCATTTGTCGGCGGTGGAGCACAAGGACAGCATCGTCTTCCTGCATGCGGTGCAAGCCGGCCCGGCATCGCAAAGCTACGGCTTGCAGGTGGCGCAACTGGCCGGCGTACCGACGCCCGTCATCCGCGCCGCGCGCAAGCATCTGACCGCACTGGAAACACAGTCGGTGCAGACCACGCCGCAGTTCGATCTGTTCAGCACGCAATCGCATAGTGCGAGGGATGACGACGCGGATGACGCGGTCTCTTCCGCAGCAATTGATCCTGCCGCGCTGGCTGTCGCGGAAGCACTGGCAGATATCGATCCGGACGCCATGACGCCGCGCCAGGCGCTGGAAGCCCTGTACCGTCTCAAGCAACTGGGCAGTGCATGA